The Thermoclostridium stercorarium subsp. stercorarium DSM 8532 genome contains a region encoding:
- a CDS encoding phosphodiester glycosidase family protein yields the protein MRMKKAAVFFLSLLLFFAGIIPVSFASNATSNSVIYQKVETKIITSGVTQETITRFTDLGWQTIYVLKADLNDPYVYIDALANGETIQKPLSTTDHMKEWGAIAGINGSFFLSSDQTGMQNPIGPLVQSWNLLTADATFNRDKDNMATFAIDETRSGIIDYWKADIRIYAPNGEYISVSRYNEPYYGYTDFTVQDRKWTTTSTGNRNGYYTDVLEMIVEDGVVKEIRVNMPGTEIPVNGYVVITSGENKNRILNNFNVGDPVRFEVTTSPDWTKIQMAVSGGGMLVVNGTIPDKFTHEVAGRHPRTAVGTSRDGKTIYMVVVDGRQSHSIGMTMTELAQFMLGIGAYNALALDGGGSSTIASREPGTNTVVVQNKPSDGVQRRIPNAIGVFSIAPPAPLAGLYVEAEEPNVFVNTSRKFTVKGYDQYFNPVQINPDEVTWRVEGVEGSFTGNVFRPLSPGTAKIIATVGDVSAETYVKVLDQPAKLTLSSSSITLIAKEQKKLTVTGEDGEGFTASINPADVSWKTVGNIGFVSGGTFVATNSGYGYISASVGNAYAYCAVTVLPTVSTLVDDFEKDNATFLSYPSTVTGSYQISGEQKHGGNFSGKLTYRFETADTNRAVYAVFNGEGYTLPENAIRVGFWVYNDHENSNWLRIEVQDSQNKTQRLGDITKMDWIGWRYVEIPLNGISLPAKLTRIYLVQVNPVEEAGEIFIDDLSIITVERNKMPASTEIPGVETVVATGFETDAVDFTSFPSWVPASAAIVSDYKNTGTSSVRLDYVFKAAPETQAAYIVLPGNGISVPDGAETIGLWAYSQKTTKSWLRAEVVDADGKVNYVMLSEGINWTGWAYVEGKVSHIKRPARVTRLYVVNPSPIDEKGSIYLDDLQFRIKTNKTGNFNNIPQNTVQADSKNQAVKYVAGEKNYRFSVFGEAREPANDVEKYLTNYLADKINKYIEIGAFVGNGSHQVTSKVKKPVIATGKGYKSMDVQGSRFIQLDIESNSLRNGTTGQWKWLLNQLESFNGQNVFIFMESSPDTFSDRLEAQLFKDILAEYAGKKFRNVWVFYKGDSNTVTKDRGVRYFSTCGLDVQNLTANNKKVAQYILVTIMGDQVTYEYKPIE from the coding sequence ATGAGGATGAAAAAGGCTGCAGTGTTTTTCTTGTCGCTTCTGCTGTTTTTTGCTGGGATTATTCCTGTTTCTTTCGCTTCTAATGCGACATCCAATTCTGTCATTTATCAGAAAGTTGAAACCAAAATTATCACGTCGGGTGTAACCCAGGAAACAATAACAAGGTTTACCGATCTCGGCTGGCAGACAATTTATGTGCTTAAAGCCGATTTAAACGACCCGTATGTGTATATTGACGCCCTGGCGAACGGCGAAACCATCCAGAAACCGTTATCTACAACCGATCACATGAAGGAATGGGGAGCAATAGCGGGTATAAACGGCAGTTTCTTTTTAAGTTCCGATCAGACGGGAATGCAGAATCCCATCGGACCGTTGGTGCAGTCATGGAATTTGCTGACGGCGGACGCAACTTTTAACAGGGATAAGGACAATATGGCCACCTTTGCCATTGACGAGACGAGAAGCGGTATTATTGACTACTGGAAAGCCGATATCCGCATATATGCACCTAACGGTGAATACATAAGCGTATCAAGATATAATGAACCGTATTACGGATATACCGATTTTACTGTGCAGGACAGGAAATGGACAACCACTTCAACCGGAAATCGCAACGGTTATTATACCGATGTCCTTGAAATGATAGTGGAGGACGGGGTGGTAAAGGAAATCCGGGTGAATATGCCCGGCACCGAAATACCTGTTAACGGTTACGTGGTCATAACATCAGGGGAAAATAAAAACAGAATACTGAACAATTTTAACGTGGGTGATCCTGTACGTTTTGAAGTAACGACGTCTCCGGACTGGACAAAAATACAGATGGCTGTGAGCGGCGGAGGAATGCTCGTCGTTAACGGTACAATACCCGACAAATTTACCCATGAAGTTGCAGGAAGACATCCACGGACTGCGGTGGGAACAAGCCGGGACGGAAAAACCATTTACATGGTGGTTGTTGACGGAAGGCAGTCCCACAGCATAGGCATGACAATGACCGAACTGGCGCAGTTCATGCTTGGGATAGGAGCTTACAATGCGCTTGCGCTGGACGGCGGCGGTTCGTCAACCATTGCTTCAAGGGAACCGGGAACCAATACCGTTGTCGTTCAGAACAAACCAAGCGATGGTGTTCAGAGAAGGATCCCTAACGCGATAGGTGTATTTTCCATTGCGCCTCCGGCACCGCTGGCCGGGCTTTACGTAGAAGCAGAAGAGCCGAATGTTTTTGTCAATACTTCAAGAAAGTTTACCGTAAAGGGTTATGACCAATATTTCAATCCTGTACAGATAAATCCCGACGAAGTAACATGGCGGGTCGAAGGAGTGGAGGGCAGTTTCACCGGAAATGTCTTCAGACCGCTGTCTCCCGGCACTGCGAAGATAATTGCGACGGTCGGCGACGTATCTGCCGAAACGTATGTCAAAGTTCTGGACCAGCCTGCGAAGCTGACCCTCAGCAGCAGTAGCATAACACTGATTGCAAAAGAGCAGAAAAAATTAACCGTAACAGGCGAGGACGGAGAAGGTTTTACCGCGTCAATCAATCCTGCCGATGTCAGCTGGAAAACTGTAGGCAATATAGGTTTTGTTTCAGGCGGGACATTTGTGGCGACAAATTCCGGTTACGGATATATTTCCGCATCGGTCGGCAATGCGTATGCTTACTGTGCGGTAACCGTTCTTCCCACCGTTTCAACCCTTGTTGATGATTTCGAAAAGGACAACGCTACTTTCCTGTCATACCCTTCAACGGTAACGGGAAGCTATCAGATTTCCGGCGAGCAGAAACACGGCGGAAATTTTTCGGGAAAACTGACATACAGGTTTGAAACGGCTGATACGAACAGAGCGGTGTACGCCGTATTTAACGGAGAGGGTTATACATTACCGGAAAATGCGATCAGGGTCGGATTCTGGGTATATAATGACCACGAAAATTCCAACTGGTTAAGGATAGAAGTACAGGACAGCCAGAATAAAACCCAAAGGCTTGGGGATATAACAAAAATGGACTGGATTGGATGGAGATATGTAGAAATCCCGTTAAACGGCATTTCGCTTCCTGCAAAACTCACAAGGATATACCTTGTACAAGTTAATCCGGTAGAAGAGGCTGGGGAAATTTTTATAGACGATTTGAGCATTATTACCGTTGAGCGGAATAAAATGCCGGCAAGTACAGAAATACCGGGAGTGGAGACAGTCGTGGCCACAGGCTTCGAAACGGATGCGGTTGATTTTACGTCATTCCCTTCATGGGTGCCGGCAAGCGCCGCCATCGTGAGTGACTACAAAAATACCGGTACGTCGAGCGTCAGACTGGACTATGTTTTCAAGGCAGCCCCCGAAACCCAGGCTGCGTACATTGTGCTGCCCGGTAACGGAATAAGCGTTCCTGACGGCGCCGAGACAATCGGCCTGTGGGCGTATAGCCAGAAAACCACAAAAAGCTGGCTCAGGGCCGAAGTGGTTGATGCAGACGGCAAGGTAAATTATGTGATGCTTTCAGAAGGAATTAACTGGACAGGCTGGGCATATGTCGAGGGGAAGGTATCGCATATAAAAAGGCCTGCAAGGGTTACGAGACTGTATGTTGTAAATCCGAGCCCTATAGACGAGAAAGGCAGTATTTACCTTGATGATTTGCAGTTCAGAATAAAGACAAACAAAACCGGAAATTTCAATAACATACCCCAAAATACCGTGCAGGCGGACAGCAAGAACCAGGCGGTAAAATACGTTGCCGGTGAGAAGAATTACAGGTTCTCGGTATTCGGTGAAGCACGCGAGCCTGCAAATGATGTGGAAAAATACCTTACCAATTACCTGGCTGACAAAATAAATAAATACATAGAGATAGGCGCATTTGTCGGAAACGGTTCCCACCAGGTGACATCAAAGGTAAAGAAACCTGTAATAGCCACAGGAAAAGGTTATAAATCCATGGATGTACAGGGTTCGCGGTTTATACAGCTGGATATAGAGTCCAACAGCTTAAGAAACGGTACCACAGGGCAGTGGAAGTGGCTTTTGAACCAGCTTGAATCCTTTAACGGGCAGAATGTGTTTATTTTCATGGAAAGCTCGCCCGATACATTCAGTGACAGGCTGGAAGCCCAGTTGTTTAAAGACATTCTGGCCGAATACGCCGGCAAAAAGTTCAGAAATGTATGGGTATTTTACAAAGGGGACAGCAATACGGTGACAAAGGACAGAGGAGTAAGGTATTTTTCAACCTGCGGACTGGATGTGCAGAACCTTACGGCAAACAACAAAAAGGTTGCGCAGTATATCCTTGTTACAATTATGGGAGATCAGGTGACATACGAATATAAACCCATAGAATGA